A stretch of Nonomuraea africana DNA encodes these proteins:
- a CDS encoding DUF998 domain-containing protein yields the protein MILAAPLIAALVCAAALAYAHLALPAQTLVSDYALVPGGVAPVMVGMLALAAGCVFLAYGLAVREPARTAATRVLLVAAAGGLMLSALFPTDHGTASSLSGEVHRWASAVVFTSLPVAGWTLARGRAPLPRWNLVRSLVGTAVVALTVYLAAHPAALTSPFIGGEAYYGLLERAVIVAEVVLVVAMGVAASRDNRLPTRIPVVTSENRDPAPAAPVVTSAPAAPADRARAA from the coding sequence ATGATCCTGGCCGCTCCCCTGATCGCGGCGCTGGTGTGCGCGGCGGCGCTGGCCTACGCGCACCTGGCGCTGCCCGCGCAGACCCTCGTCAGCGACTACGCTCTCGTGCCCGGCGGGGTGGCCCCCGTCATGGTCGGCATGCTGGCCCTGGCCGCAGGCTGCGTCTTCCTCGCCTACGGCCTGGCCGTACGCGAACCCGCCCGCACCGCGGCCACCAGGGTGCTGCTGGTCGCCGCGGCGGGAGGGCTCATGCTGAGCGCGCTCTTCCCCACCGATCACGGCACGGCCAGTTCTCTGTCGGGCGAGGTGCACCGGTGGGCCTCGGCCGTGGTGTTCACCTCGCTGCCCGTCGCCGGGTGGACCCTCGCCAGAGGCAGGGCGCCGCTCCCCCGCTGGAACCTGGTCAGGTCGCTCGTCGGCACCGCGGTCGTCGCGCTGACCGTCTACCTCGCCGCCCACCCGGCGGCTCTCACCTCGCCGTTCATCGGCGGGGAGGCCTACTACGGCCTGCTGGAGCGAGCGGTGATCGTGGCCGAGGTCGTGCTGGTGGTCGCGATGGGCGTGGCCGCCTCCCGTGACAACCGCCTTCCCACGCGGATTCCCGTCGTCACGAGCGAGAACCGCGACCCCGCGCCTGCCGCGCCCGTCGTGACCTCTGCGCCCGCCGCGCCCGCGGACCGGGCGAGGGCGGCCTGA
- a CDS encoding glycosyltransferase, giving the protein MAMPLVSSETARPSLVPVPTRPRRVLISTDTYPPDVNGAAVFTHRLATGLAERGNDVHVICQSEDGPAKATVEDGVIVHRLRSAPLLVHPTMRVTVPTRLDRLVNAIQPDVLHTQGHFVVGRAAMAAARRNGVPIVATNHFMPDNLFQFAHIPAKLREKAGRLAWRDFSRIFARADHVTTPTPLAAGLLADQGFTREVEAVSCGIDLTRFSPRPEPKAWARRAFGLPDRETVLFVGRLDEEKRLDELVRALPYIVNETDAQVALVGKGNQREPLEQLARKIGVGDRVFFLGFVPDEAMPQAFAAADAFAMPGIAELQSIATLEAMASGLPVVAADAMALPHLVADNGFLYRPGDVIELARHLTALLTDAGLRERAGKASRELALTHDHQASLARFEEIYAEVAR; this is encoded by the coding sequence ATGGCCATGCCGCTCGTCTCGTCCGAGACCGCCCGCCCGTCGCTCGTGCCGGTGCCCACCAGGCCCCGTCGTGTGCTGATCTCGACCGACACCTACCCGCCCGACGTGAACGGCGCGGCCGTCTTCACCCACCGCCTGGCCACGGGACTGGCCGAGCGCGGCAACGACGTCCACGTGATCTGCCAGTCGGAGGACGGCCCCGCCAAGGCCACGGTCGAGGACGGCGTGATCGTGCACCGGCTGCGCTCGGCGCCGTTGCTGGTCCACCCGACGATGCGGGTGACGGTCCCGACGCGCCTCGACCGCCTGGTCAACGCGATCCAGCCGGATGTCCTGCACACCCAGGGGCACTTCGTCGTGGGCAGGGCCGCGATGGCGGCGGCGCGCAGGAACGGCGTGCCGATCGTGGCCACCAACCACTTCATGCCCGACAACCTCTTCCAGTTCGCCCACATCCCCGCCAAGCTGCGGGAGAAGGCGGGCAGGCTGGCCTGGCGCGACTTCAGCAGGATCTTCGCCCGCGCCGACCACGTCACCACTCCCACGCCACTGGCCGCGGGGCTCCTGGCTGACCAGGGCTTCACGCGCGAGGTGGAGGCGGTGTCCTGCGGGATCGACCTGACCAGGTTCAGCCCTCGCCCGGAGCCGAAGGCCTGGGCCCGCAGGGCGTTCGGGCTGCCCGACCGCGAGACGGTGCTGTTCGTGGGCCGGCTCGACGAGGAGAAGCGGCTGGACGAGCTGGTGCGGGCGCTGCCGTACATCGTGAACGAGACGGACGCGCAGGTCGCGCTGGTGGGCAAGGGCAACCAGCGGGAGCCGCTCGAGCAGCTGGCCAGGAAGATCGGTGTCGGCGACCGGGTCTTCTTCCTCGGGTTCGTGCCCGACGAGGCGATGCCGCAGGCGTTCGCCGCGGCCGACGCCTTCGCCATGCCGGGCATCGCCGAGCTGCAGAGCATCGCAACGCTCGAGGCCATGGCCAGCGGCCTGCCGGTCGTCGCGGCCGACGCGATGGCGCTGCCGCACCTGGTGGCGGACAACGGCTTCCTGTACCGGCCCGGCGACGTGATCGAGCTGGCCCGGCACCTGACCGCGCTGCTGACCGACGCCGGCCTGCGCGAGCGGGCGGGCAAGGCCAGCCGCGAGCTGGCGCTCACCCACGACCACCAGGCCTCGCTGGCCCGGTTCGAGGAGATCTACGCCGAGGTCGCCCGATGA